The following proteins are encoded in a genomic region of Gimesia algae:
- a CDS encoding sulfatase family protein: MKPLIKLLCLAGLLFTLTPQASSAAPPKKKPNLIVIFCDNLGYGDIEPFGSTVNRTPCLNRMAREGRKFTHFCVTAGVCTPSRASIMTGCYSQRVGMHWNPRDGQVLRPISPYGLNPGEITVAEVLKKQGYKTGMIGKWHLGDQPPFLPTKQGFDYFYGIPYSDDMTQAVGQRLGDRLDGKNWPPLPVMLNDTVIEAGVDRNLLTKDYTEKAVEFIEENKDQPFFLYFPQAMPGSTSKPFASDAFRGKSKNGPWGDSIEELDWSTGQILDKLVELGIDKNTLVIWTSDNGSPMARDMNSTERGTNKPLNGRGYTTAEGAFRVPTIVWWPEMVPAGTVCEELATTMDLLPTFARLSGGKVPTDRIIDGHDIRPLMLGEADAKTPYDGFYYYAMEQLQAVRKGPWKLFVPLKEFSRHPHFKKGAGSQPLLFNVVTDTSSEHNVADQHPEIVKELMSLAEKARADLGDTNRPGANQRSAAKVDHPVPPTLKTTSTK; this comes from the coding sequence GTGAAACCATTAATCAAGTTACTCTGTCTGGCTGGACTGCTATTCACTCTTACCCCGCAAGCTTCGTCTGCCGCTCCCCCCAAAAAGAAACCCAACTTAATCGTCATCTTCTGCGACAATCTTGGCTATGGTGATATTGAACCCTTTGGTTCCACTGTAAACCGTACTCCCTGCCTGAATCGTATGGCAAGGGAAGGACGCAAGTTTACTCATTTCTGTGTGACGGCTGGTGTCTGTACTCCCTCGCGTGCCTCCATCATGACCGGCTGTTATTCCCAGCGGGTCGGCATGCACTGGAATCCACGTGACGGCCAGGTGCTGCGTCCCATTTCACCTTATGGATTAAATCCAGGTGAAATCACCGTTGCCGAAGTACTGAAAAAACAGGGTTACAAAACCGGCATGATCGGGAAATGGCATCTGGGAGACCAGCCGCCCTTTCTGCCCACGAAACAGGGATTCGATTACTTTTATGGAATCCCCTACAGCGATGATATGACACAGGCAGTTGGTCAACGCCTCGGCGATCGACTGGATGGCAAAAACTGGCCCCCCCTGCCCGTCATGTTGAACGATACTGTGATCGAAGCAGGCGTCGACAGAAATTTATTAACCAAAGACTATACCGAGAAAGCAGTCGAATTCATCGAGGAGAACAAAGACCAACCCTTCTTCCTCTACTTCCCACAGGCCATGCCCGGCAGTACCAGCAAGCCCTTCGCCAGTGATGCCTTCCGGGGGAAAAGTAAAAACGGTCCCTGGGGTGACAGCATCGAAGAACTCGACTGGTCTACCGGACAGATTCTGGACAAGCTTGTCGAACTGGGTATCGACAAGAACACGCTTGTGATCTGGACTTCAGATAACGGCTCTCCCATGGCCAGAGATATGAACAGTACAGAACGAGGTACGAACAAACCATTAAATGGTCGAGGTTACACAACCGCAGAAGGGGCATTCCGCGTGCCCACCATCGTGTGGTGGCCTGAAATGGTCCCTGCGGGAACCGTGTGTGAAGAACTGGCAACCACAATGGATCTACTCCCCACATTTGCCAGACTCTCCGGTGGAAAAGTCCCTACGGATCGGATCATAGATGGCCATGACATACGCCCCCTGATGCTGGGGGAAGCAGACGCGAAAACTCCCTACGATGGCTTTTACTATTATGCGATGGAGCAATTGCAGGCAGTCCGCAAAGGGCCCTGGAAATTATTCGTCCCTCTGAAAGAATTCAGCCGCCATCCACATTTCAAAAAAGGGGCAGGCTCTCAACCGCTGCTGTTCAACGTGGTCACCGATACCAGTTCGGAACACAATGTTGCAGACCAGCACCCTGAAATCGTCAAAGAGTTGATGTCATTGGCTGAAAAAGCCCGCGCTGATCTGGGAGATACCAATCGCCCGGGAGCCAACCAGCGTTCCGCTGCGAAAGTTGATCATCCCGTCCCCCCGACCCTGAAAACAACATCGACAAAATAA
- a CDS encoding dihydrofolate reductase family protein gives MKVSVYIATSLDGFIARNNGALDWLPGIESADAPEGEDYGYHEFMDSIDILVMGRKTFETVLSFEGDWPYGDKRMIILSSQTVSIPSKVSDTVESSSCTPAELIEKLSEEGFQHVYVDGGKTIQGFLKAGLIDELIITRIPVLIGSGIPLFGEADTDIKLRHLQTHTFPNGLVQSRYQVI, from the coding sequence GTGAAAGTCTCTGTTTACATCGCCACCAGCCTGGATGGTTTTATCGCCCGCAACAACGGAGCGTTGGACTGGTTACCCGGCATCGAGAGCGCTGATGCCCCGGAAGGAGAAGACTACGGCTACCATGAGTTCATGGACTCCATTGATATTCTCGTCATGGGACGCAAGACTTTTGAAACGGTGCTCTCTTTTGAAGGCGACTGGCCTTATGGTGACAAAAGAATGATTATTCTCAGTAGCCAAACCGTTTCCATCCCGAGTAAAGTATCAGATACAGTCGAATCATCATCCTGTACTCCCGCCGAACTGATTGAGAAACTTTCAGAAGAGGGCTTTCAGCATGTTTACGTTGATGGGGGGAAAACGATTCAGGGTTTTCTGAAAGCGGGACTGATAGACGAACTCATCATCACCCGCATTCCAGTTCTGATCGGATCCGGTATTCCTCTATTTGGTGAAGCAGATACAGACATCAAACTCAGGCATCTCCAGACGCATACTTTTCCCAACGGATTAGTGCAAAGCAGATATCAGGTAATCTGA
- a CDS encoding metallophosphoesterase family protein: MNRSAPPWIFLHVNDSHMGTARSYRFRPAINKRWAAIKQQMAAIDADLLLHGGDLTRDGDTHEFEYQQAREDLDTLPFPTFVIPGNMDVGNKHATQTGVKHRWDPKGLGWNDPDLNMTAKRLDLFSNYFGPLQWSFLHREIRFTGFYAAVAGTGLPHEQRFWRFLERLPDLPPAKQHVVVMHYWPFMEQPDEPAWDLTDGDQYDNWYFSIDPPHRQRLWQILKAAKVEILFCGHVHTGRPVQHVDGIRVYRTQAAGNTGQLSERWPEADTRFGFHRCDVTDSGIEVTFIPGEDQCEEFGTFGPLGHPPIEERDYSVAEEQPPIQPDENL, translated from the coding sequence ATGAATCGATCAGCTCCTCCCTGGATCTTTCTGCATGTCAATGACAGTCACATGGGGACAGCCCGTTCTTATCGATTTCGCCCCGCCATTAATAAACGCTGGGCCGCCATCAAACAGCAGATGGCGGCCATTGATGCCGACCTGTTGTTGCATGGCGGCGATCTGACACGGGATGGGGATACCCATGAATTTGAATATCAACAGGCGCGTGAGGATCTGGACACACTCCCCTTCCCCACATTTGTGATTCCCGGCAATATGGATGTCGGCAACAAACACGCCACGCAGACCGGAGTCAAACATCGCTGGGACCCCAAAGGGCTTGGCTGGAACGATCCCGATCTGAATATGACGGCGAAACGTCTGGACCTCTTCAGCAATTACTTCGGTCCGCTGCAGTGGTCTTTTCTACATCGCGAGATACGCTTCACAGGTTTTTATGCAGCCGTTGCCGGCACGGGACTGCCGCACGAACAACGCTTCTGGCGTTTTCTGGAGCGTCTGCCTGATCTTCCCCCGGCGAAACAGCATGTCGTCGTCATGCATTATTGGCCATTCATGGAGCAACCGGATGAACCGGCGTGGGATCTGACCGACGGCGATCAGTATGATAACTGGTACTTTTCCATTGATCCCCCGCATCGTCAGCGATTATGGCAAATTCTCAAAGCAGCGAAAGTCGAAATCCTGTTTTGCGGTCACGTGCATACAGGACGCCCCGTACAACACGTAGACGGAATTCGCGTCTACCGTACCCAGGCAGCCGGCAACACCGGGCAATTGAGTGAACGCTGGCCCGAAGCAGATACCCGGTTCGGTTTTCATCGCTGCGATGTGACTGATTCCGGGATTGAAGTCACTTTCATTCCAGGAGAGGATCAATGTGAAGAATTTGGCACCTTTGGCCCCTTGGGACATCCCCCGATTGAAGAGCGTGACTACTCCGTAGCGGAAGAACAGCCTCCCATCCAACCTGACGAAAACCTCTGA
- a CDS encoding lactonase family protein: protein MSYEQVFFLFPIVAGIAFGNVTVAASEEPLVFISAFAPGEKGAIHAYKMNPKTGELKLVERTSDVEHPFFLAVSPDNKFLYSIHAPGKFSGKDNEFVSAFALEGRTGKLKLLNRQSSLGTASCYLDIDKSGKAVVVANYTTGSVTSLPVKADGSLGEPKTFIQHTGSSVNPQRQKEPHAHCSVISPDEKFVFAADLGLDKILAYQLDPQTAKMTPAEQPFVRTIPGAGPRHLTFHPDGKQMYVINELKNSITEFDYHPESGLLIEGQTISTLPEDFTGTSHCADLKFTPDGKFLYGTNRGHDSIAAYQVDEQGKLTLIEIAPSLGKGPQNLAVTADGKFLICANMPGNNVVVFQIDDETGKLSPTGDPVEIPSPSCIMIR from the coding sequence ATGTCTTACGAGCAAGTTTTTTTTCTGTTCCCCATCGTGGCTGGCATCGCCTTCGGTAATGTGACCGTGGCTGCCTCTGAAGAGCCTCTGGTTTTCATATCCGCATTTGCCCCTGGGGAAAAGGGGGCCATCCATGCCTATAAGATGAATCCAAAGACTGGTGAACTTAAGCTGGTAGAACGCACCTCAGATGTGGAACATCCTTTTTTTCTGGCGGTTTCTCCCGATAACAAATTTCTATATTCCATTCATGCTCCAGGGAAATTCAGTGGGAAAGACAATGAATTTGTTTCCGCTTTCGCGTTGGAAGGTCGCACCGGGAAACTCAAGCTGCTCAACCGACAATCTTCCCTGGGAACAGCATCCTGTTACCTCGATATCGATAAGTCAGGCAAAGCTGTTGTCGTTGCCAATTACACAACTGGCAGCGTCACCTCTCTGCCCGTTAAAGCAGATGGTTCTCTTGGTGAACCCAAAACGTTTATTCAACACACTGGTTCCAGTGTCAATCCTCAACGTCAGAAAGAGCCACATGCACACTGCAGTGTGATCAGCCCTGATGAGAAGTTTGTGTTCGCTGCCGATCTGGGACTCGATAAAATCCTCGCCTATCAACTCGATCCCCAGACAGCAAAAATGACTCCGGCAGAACAGCCTTTCGTGCGAACCATCCCCGGCGCTGGTCCCCGTCATCTGACATTCCATCCTGATGGGAAGCAGATGTATGTGATCAACGAACTGAAAAATTCGATCACGGAATTCGATTACCATCCCGAATCGGGCCTGCTCATCGAAGGACAGACCATTTCGACGCTGCCGGAAGACTTTACTGGCACCAGCCACTGTGCAGACCTGAAATTTACTCCCGATGGTAAATTCCTGTATGGCACGAATCGCGGACATGACAGTATCGCCGCTTACCAAGTGGATGAGCAGGGAAAGCTGACACTGATAGAAATCGCCCCCAGTCTGGGTAAAGGTCCACAGAATCTGGCTGTCACGGCAGACGGAAAATTTCTGATCTGTGCCAATATGCCTGGTAACAATGTCGTTGTCTTCCAGATCGACGACGAAACAGGAAAACTCTCTCCCACAGGAGATCCGGTAGAAATCCCCAGTCCATCCTGCATTATGATTCGTTAA
- a CDS encoding nuclear transport factor 2 family protein — protein MLLRSFLFAILSCCILSSSAVAEEADAELLKAVKTLDEAFSKRDKETIRSMTDPLHMSISPSYQFFTQEDQLKALPELKLTLFKANPKTIVHPTPRTALIRYEAQIEGTFKGKTLAKHVQILESWVKKKGKWIETSYQETPLP, from the coding sequence ATGCTCCTCCGATCCTTCCTGTTCGCCATTCTCAGTTGCTGCATTCTCTCCAGTTCCGCTGTTGCAGAAGAAGCAGACGCGGAATTGTTGAAAGCGGTAAAAACCCTCGATGAAGCATTTTCCAAACGGGACAAAGAAACCATCCGCAGCATGACCGACCCTCTGCACATGTCGATTTCGCCATCATACCAGTTTTTCACCCAGGAAGATCAACTGAAAGCACTGCCGGAACTCAAACTGACTCTTTTCAAAGCGAATCCTAAAACCATAGTTCATCCCACTCCCCGCACCGCCCTGATTCGATACGAAGCTCAGATTGAGGGAACTTTTAAAGGAAAAACACTGGCAAAGCATGTCCAGATTCTGGAGTCGTGGGTTAAGAAAAAAGGGAAATGGATTGAAACCTCTTACCAGGAAACCCCCTTACCCTGA
- a CDS encoding sugar phosphate isomerase/epimerase family protein: MKFSRRQFLNVSGGAVIGSCLGSLSLTVARDAERQVEKSLDRQLGITTSSLAYQLSPRAKEDQITLLELPRIMRDELGMTVIDLNTSTLASTDPKYLDQVRSAADKAGCVLTNLKMNQPKLDLNSPDAAVRNKALDSYKASINVASHLGLKWARPLPLVSKPDMKIHVDSYRELCEYGAEGNVQLLVENYGWMQSDPCSVVKLVKAIGKNVAACPDTGNWDSNELRYAGLEQTFPFAVTCDFKARQIGPKGEHPRYDLKRCFEIGWKAGFQGPWCFEHANPDRKALFKELLLLRETLQTWMKEAAKQSSGS, encoded by the coding sequence ATGAAGTTCTCAAGAAGGCAGTTTCTGAACGTAAGCGGTGGTGCAGTCATAGGTTCCTGCCTGGGAAGTTTGTCTCTGACTGTCGCGAGGGACGCGGAACGGCAGGTGGAAAAATCGCTGGACCGTCAGCTGGGGATCACAACTTCCTCCCTGGCTTATCAACTTTCTCCGCGGGCGAAAGAAGATCAAATCACCCTGCTGGAACTGCCTCGGATTATGCGAGACGAGCTGGGGATGACAGTCATTGATCTGAATACTTCCACGCTGGCTTCAACCGATCCGAAGTATCTCGATCAGGTACGCTCTGCCGCAGACAAGGCAGGTTGTGTCTTGACCAACCTGAAAATGAATCAGCCAAAGCTGGATTTGAACAGTCCTGATGCTGCGGTTCGAAACAAGGCTCTGGACAGCTATAAAGCATCCATCAATGTGGCTTCTCATCTGGGTTTAAAGTGGGCGCGCCCACTGCCACTAGTATCGAAGCCCGATATGAAAATTCACGTGGACAGTTATCGAGAGCTATGTGAATACGGCGCGGAAGGCAATGTCCAACTGCTGGTCGAAAATTATGGCTGGATGCAGAGCGACCCATGTTCTGTTGTGAAATTGGTAAAAGCAATTGGAAAAAATGTCGCCGCCTGTCCAGACACGGGAAACTGGGACAGTAACGAACTCCGCTACGCCGGGCTGGAGCAAACGTTTCCCTTCGCCGTCACATGTGATTTTAAGGCGAGACAAATCGGCCCCAAAGGCGAACATCCGCGGTATGACCTCAAGCGTTGTTTTGAGATTGGCTGGAAGGCCGGTTTCCAGGGCCCGTGGTGTTTCGAGCATGCCAATCCGGATCGGAAAGCGTTGTTCAAGGAACTCCTGTTACTCCGCGAAACGCTGCAGACCTGGATGAAAGAAGCAGCGAAGCAGTCCTCCGGATCATGA
- a CDS encoding sulfatase-like hydrolase/transferase, giving the protein MKRLIQTVCLCSCFLICLPVQAEEKKDTRPNIIFILLDNVGKDWFRCYGSEENQTPNIDHLAYTGLRFRNCYVTPVCSTTRHMLLTGRYPFRSGWHTHHDPAIYGGGYFDWNREICFARILRDAGYSTCISGKWQINDLFDPAQKDAIQEHGFEEYCLFPEGMKGHPAHKQRYWDPYVIQNGKQLETKGKFGPDIFTDYLIDYMKTHRDKPFCAYYSAILTHIPVVHTPHNIGKELTPREQFAGMLNYSDFLIGRLVKAMDELGIRENTILFIVPDNGTDNGTDQNSEQSLGGRINGRISAEGIYSLKEQGINMPLIINCPRLVGTERISDDLIDIADVLPTLADLANAPLPEGVTIDGKSFAPQILNQPRTEPWRSWCLTQYYKQRVIRDQRFKLYSTGEFFDLSEDPLEQHDLSRTERLKTENTSLKSYAQLKSVLDSLPENAKLPWEFRSISARRIKAQEELMKKSEASEKGQ; this is encoded by the coding sequence ATGAAACGTCTGATCCAAACTGTCTGTCTCTGCTCTTGTTTTTTGATTTGTCTGCCTGTGCAGGCGGAAGAGAAAAAGGATACACGTCCCAATATCATTTTTATCCTGCTCGACAACGTCGGCAAGGACTGGTTTCGCTGTTACGGCAGTGAAGAGAATCAGACACCCAATATCGATCATCTGGCTTACACGGGCTTGCGGTTTCGTAACTGTTATGTGACGCCCGTCTGCAGTACGACCCGACATATGCTGCTCACCGGGCGTTACCCGTTTCGTTCCGGCTGGCATACGCACCATGATCCGGCGATTTATGGCGGCGGGTATTTTGACTGGAACCGCGAGATCTGTTTTGCGCGAATCCTGAGAGATGCTGGGTATAGTACCTGTATCTCAGGGAAATGGCAGATCAATGATCTGTTTGATCCCGCGCAGAAAGATGCGATACAGGAACATGGGTTTGAAGAATACTGTCTCTTTCCAGAAGGGATGAAAGGTCACCCGGCTCATAAGCAGCGCTACTGGGATCCCTATGTGATCCAGAACGGCAAGCAACTGGAGACAAAAGGGAAGTTCGGGCCGGATATCTTCACGGACTATCTGATTGACTATATGAAGACACATCGGGACAAACCATTCTGCGCATACTATTCTGCGATTCTGACTCACATTCCCGTGGTGCATACTCCCCATAATATCGGGAAAGAATTAACGCCACGTGAACAGTTTGCGGGGATGTTGAACTACTCCGATTTTCTGATCGGGAGACTGGTCAAAGCGATGGACGAACTGGGGATTCGTGAGAATACGATTCTGTTCATTGTTCCCGATAATGGTACGGATAATGGCACCGATCAGAATTCCGAGCAGAGCCTGGGCGGCCGGATTAATGGTCGTATTTCCGCAGAGGGAATTTACTCTCTTAAGGAACAGGGAATCAATATGCCATTAATTATTAATTGCCCCAGGCTGGTCGGAACAGAGCGGATCAGTGATGACCTGATTGATATTGCAGACGTTCTGCCCACGCTGGCCGATCTGGCGAACGCACCACTTCCCGAGGGGGTGACGATCGATGGGAAATCATTTGCACCTCAGATATTGAATCAGCCCCGCACTGAGCCATGGCGTTCGTGGTGTCTGACTCAATATTATAAGCAGCGTGTCATCAGAGATCAGCGTTTTAAGCTCTATTCGACGGGAGAATTTTTCGATCTATCAGAGGATCCGCTGGAACAGCATGACCTGTCCCGCACTGAACGACTAAAGACGGAAAACACAAGTCTCAAATCGTATGCTCAGCTGAAGAGTGTTCTCGACTCACTTCCGGAAAATGCGAAACTGCCTTGGGAGTTTCGCAGCATTTCTGCTCGCAGGATCAAAGCCCAGGAGGAACTGATGAAAAAATCAGAGGCATCTGAAAAAGGACAATAG
- a CDS encoding rhodanese-like domain-containing protein: MHSLETDCQTVKSKLDSGNPFLLLDCREQDEHTLVNIPEAQLLPMSVIQDRISELEDQREAEIIVYCHHGMRSLQVATWLQQQGFTNVKSMQGGIDAWSCEIDNTKQRY; encoded by the coding sequence ATGCACTCCCTGGAAACTGACTGCCAGACAGTCAAATCGAAACTTGACTCCGGCAACCCCTTCCTGCTGCTTGACTGTCGCGAGCAGGACGAACACACTCTGGTCAATATTCCTGAAGCGCAATTGCTGCCGATGAGTGTAATCCAGGATCGCATTTCTGAACTGGAAGATCAACGTGAGGCAGAAATCATTGTCTACTGTCATCATGGGATGCGCAGTCTGCAGGTAGCCACCTGGCTGCAGCAGCAGGGATTTACGAATGTCAAAAGCATGCAGGGTGGGATTGATGCCTGGTCCTGTGAAATTGATAATACAAAACAGCGCTATTAA
- a CDS encoding DUF309 domain-containing protein has product MPHPYRDPKGHSYGNKPKPPKALTEDNWVEHRNYLNAIDYFNLGFYWEAHDEWERLLRVCGPDSIPGRFLKGLVKLSAAGIKVREGSIHGVRRHAASAGEVFADVAAESNADHYCGLELTKLQFAADRAAQLRYPDDLTMGEPIRVFPFLLEPEPFPLG; this is encoded by the coding sequence TTGCCGCATCCTTATCGTGATCCCAAGGGGCACAGTTATGGTAATAAGCCAAAACCACCCAAGGCGTTGACCGAAGATAACTGGGTTGAGCATCGGAATTATCTGAATGCGATCGACTATTTCAATCTGGGTTTCTACTGGGAAGCCCATGATGAGTGGGAACGTCTGCTACGGGTCTGTGGCCCTGATTCCATTCCGGGACGCTTCCTCAAAGGTCTGGTGAAACTTTCCGCAGCGGGTATCAAAGTCCGTGAAGGCAGTATTCATGGGGTGCGTCGACATGCTGCTTCTGCAGGAGAAGTGTTTGCGGATGTCGCAGCAGAGTCAAACGCGGATCATTATTGTGGACTGGAACTGACGAAACTGCAGTTTGCCGCTGACAGAGCTGCGCAACTGCGTTACCCGGACGATCTGACCATGGGTGAGCCCATTCGCGTCTTTCCGTTCCTGCTGGAACCGGAACCATTCCCATTGGGATAA
- a CDS encoding Nramp family divalent metal transporter, with protein sequence MTEEQAISVKPHWWQRIGPGLVTACVVIGPGSILTSSNLGAKEGYSMIWVVLVSVIFMLVYTSLGAKLGTVTDESTCTLLAKTVGRPLTVLIGCGVFFISAAYQFGNNLGVHSALENYTDFEYGIVIFNAISLAFLFGFKNLYKLVERLMSVFVAVMLLSFAINLFFAKPDLAEMAQGVIPGSGKGGLESIKDISLLGLIGTTFVITAAFYQSYLARFKGWKVNDLKDGRIDACISATIMALITIMIMSTAAAVLRGTTLSSVADVGNALQPLFGDKGQILFCIGLFSAAYSSFIVNSMIGGFILSDSLGLGGTPQDKATRLLTAAVLLTGMFVALYVIKSETKPVLAIVAAQAVTVVAAPLAAGALLLLTSSKKIMGEHRNGPVMNLFAGIGFVLLLGMAWYIATQKVVPEIQKMRSGSAAVELVPQPEMNLVSQKQS encoded by the coding sequence GTGACAGAAGAACAAGCAATAAGTGTCAAGCCACACTGGTGGCAGCGGATTGGTCCCGGGCTGGTGACTGCCTGCGTTGTGATTGGTCCGGGCAGTATTTTGACCAGTTCTAACCTGGGAGCCAAAGAGGGATACAGCATGATCTGGGTGGTGCTGGTCTCCGTAATTTTCATGCTGGTCTATACCTCACTGGGAGCCAAGTTGGGGACAGTGACTGATGAATCCACGTGCACACTGCTTGCAAAAACGGTGGGGCGCCCCTTAACGGTACTGATTGGCTGCGGCGTGTTTTTTATCTCAGCCGCCTATCAGTTTGGAAATAATCTGGGTGTGCACTCGGCTCTGGAAAATTATACCGATTTCGAATATGGGATCGTGATCTTCAATGCGATTTCGCTAGCGTTTCTATTCGGGTTTAAGAATCTGTATAAACTGGTCGAACGACTGATGTCAGTCTTTGTGGCTGTGATGCTGTTATCGTTTGCCATTAATCTCTTTTTTGCGAAACCGGACCTGGCGGAGATGGCGCAAGGCGTGATTCCCGGTTCCGGTAAAGGTGGACTGGAATCAATTAAAGATATTTCCCTGTTGGGGCTGATTGGTACCACGTTTGTCATTACCGCAGCGTTCTACCAGTCTTATCTTGCGCGTTTCAAAGGCTGGAAAGTGAATGACCTCAAGGACGGTCGGATTGATGCCTGTATTAGCGCGACAATCATGGCTTTGATTACGATTATGATCATGTCGACAGCAGCCGCAGTTCTGCGAGGCACGACCCTATCGAGCGTCGCCGATGTCGGTAACGCATTACAGCCTCTATTTGGAGATAAAGGACAAATTCTATTTTGCATCGGCTTGTTCTCAGCCGCTTATTCCTCATTCATTGTGAATTCGATGATTGGGGGATTTATCCTTTCAGACAGTCTCGGATTAGGGGGGACGCCACAGGATAAAGCAACACGCCTCCTGACGGCGGCCGTATTGCTGACGGGTATGTTTGTAGCACTGTACGTGATTAAATCAGAAACCAAACCAGTTCTTGCGATTGTCGCTGCTCAGGCGGTGACCGTTGTCGCTGCTCCACTGGCAGCAGGTGCCTTGTTGTTGTTAACCAGCAGTAAAAAAATCATGGGGGAACATCGAAACGGACCTGTAATGAACCTGTTTGCGGGCATCGGTTTTGTATTATTGCTGGGGATGGCCTGGTATATCGCCACGCAGAAAGTGGTTCCCGAGATACAGAAAATGCGTTCCGGTTCTGCAGCAGTCGAATTGGTACCTCAGCCTGAAATGAATCTGGTGTCCCAGAAACAAAGTTAG